A single Lolium perenne isolate Kyuss_39 chromosome 6, Kyuss_2.0, whole genome shotgun sequence DNA region contains:
- the LOC139832555 gene encoding uncharacterized protein: MASSSSFTPINLGNPPSEKLTRNNFPLWRSMVLPAIRGAQLVGLLDGSDPEPPKELAPTAAEKTADDQAKPVPNPAYAAWLARDQSVLSYLLQLLSLEILPHVHRIESAAGVWRALAEMFAAQSEARVTNLLVALANTKKLQMTTSEFLTKMQGFADELVSAGHPLQDRQLVSYILAGLGGGYNSLVAALGVATTPITLSMLYSQLHAYDQRQDMLNASPSDEFETSANVVSRQRRPQFFSNSGSGKPRDRGDRRDDRRDERRDWRRDERPSSQSRGGGRGPQGGGRGRGRGRRRTTPWVNATYQICNKEGHYAKDCWSRYEEDDSYGDKEIHAAYGVDTNWYQDSGATHHITGELNNLSMRDTYKGYDKVNTANGQGGNSSSTGSDADSLPASTSGSEEILSDRAPDSSSSAAPTAASGRHSDTSAHHRQASTSRSEARSGDSPAHPGSSASAFSPATPNSSGTPSATATPDSSGSSPVQAGSVPAAGSSVPPGSAQPAVAPSVRPVTRASKGIVKPRTYKDGTVRWILSCTSAEPTNVSDALQDANWRHAMDEEFDALHRNNTWRLVPSHVGKNVIDCRWIYKIKRKSDGSIDRYKARLVAKGFKQRYGIDYEDTFSPVVKIAIVRLVLAVSVSRGWSLRQLDVKNAFLHGVLEEEAPRAWYSRLSSKLITLGFVASKSDMSLFIYHKRNTTIYMLIYVDDIIVASSSQAATDALLMDLRQEFALKYLGDLNFFLGVEVQKVSNGLVLSQSKYAQEILTRVGMSNCTGVSTPLSSSEKIVAQGELLGPEDSTKYRSVVGALQYLTLTRPDLSYAVNKVCQYLHAPTTMHWTAAKRILRYVKHTMTVGLTFVKSNSTLVSAFSDADWAGCADDRRST; this comes from the exons ATGGCGTCCTCAAGCAGCTTCACCCCGATCAATCTCGGGAACCCTCCGTCTGAAAAGCTTACCAGGAACAATTTTCCTCTATGGCGCTCCATGGTTCTCCCTGCTATTCGCGGGGCACAGCTCGTCGGCCTGCTAGATGGTTCCGACCCAGAGCCGCCCAAAGAACTTGCGCCAACCGCGGCCGAGAAGACCGCAGATGATCAGGCGAAACCGGTGCCCAATCCGGCATACGCAGCCTGGCTTGCACGGGACCAATCTGTCCTGTCTTATCTTCTTCAATTGCTCTCCCTTGAGATCTTGCCCCATGTCCACCGGATTGAAAGCGCCGCCGGTGTCTGGCGAGCTCTAGCGGAGATGTTCGCGGCTCAGAGTGAAGCCCGCGTCACCAATCTGCTCGTGGCGCTTGCGAACACCAAGAAGTTGCAGATGACTACTTCTGAATTCCTGACCAAGATGCAGGGTTTCGCCGACGAGCTTGTCTCCGCCGGTCACCCCCTGCAAGATCGCCAGCTCGTGTCCTATATCCTCGCCGGGCTTGGTGGCGGCTACAATTCCCTTGTCGCCGCTCTAGGTGTTGCTACAACACCAATCACGCTGAGCATGCTCTACTCCCAGCTTCATGCATACGATCAGCGCCAAGATATGCTCAATGCATCGCCATCTGACGAGTTTGAAACCTCTGCCAACGTCGTATCACGCCAGCGTCGCCCTCAGTTCTTCTCCAACTCCGGTTCTGGCAAGCCCCGTGATCGTGGTGACCGCCGGGACGACCGCCGTGATGAGCGCCGGGATTGGCGCCGTGATGAGCGTCCTAGTTCTCAAAGCCGTGGAGGTGGTCGTGGCCCTCAGGGAGGGGGTCGAGGACGTGGCCGTGGTCGCCGCCGGACTACACCATGGGTCAATGCCACTTACCAAATCTGCAATAAGGAAGGACATTATGCAAAAGACTGCTGGTCCCGTTATGAGGAGGATGATAGCTATGGTGACAAAGAGATccacgccgcctatggtgtggacaCCAACTGGTACCAGGACTCTGGTGCAACTCATCACATTACCGGAGAGCTCAATAACCTGTCTATGAGGGACACCTACAAGGGCTACGACAAGGTCAACACTGCCAATGGACAAG GTGGAAACAGCAGCAGCACTGGATCCGATGCTGATTCCCTGCCAGCATCTACGTCGGGATCGGAGGAAATCCTCTCGGATCGTGCGCCTGACAGCAGCAGCAGCGCGGCGCCCACGGCCGCGTCAGGCCGCCACAGTGACACCTCTGCGCACCATCGGCAAGCCTCCACGTCGCGGTCTGAGGCCCGCAGCGGAGATTCTCCCGCCCACCCCGGATCTTCTGCGTCCGCGTTCTCGCCCGCGACGCCCAATTCCTCGGGCACACCGTCGGCTACAGCCACTCCGGATTCGTCTGGATCCTCGCCAGTCCAAGCAGGCTCTGTTCCTGCTGCCGGATCTTCTGTGCCCCCTGGTTCTGCTCAACCTGCTGTGGCTCCCTCTGTTCGCCCTGTTACACGAGCATCCAAAGGGATCGTCAAACCTCGTACATACAAGGATGGCACCGTACGATGGATTTTGTCCTGTACATCCGCTGAGCCGACCAATGTTTCTGATGCTTTGCAAGATGCAAATTGGAGACATGCTATGGATGAGGAGTTTGATGCTCTACATCGGAATAACACATGGAGGTTGGTTCCGTCACATGTTGGTAAAAATGTCATTGATTGTCGCTGGATTTATAAAATCAAACGCAAGTCCGATGGGTCTATTGATCGATATAAGGCCAGACTGGTAGCCAAAGGTTTTAAGCAGCGCTATGGGATAGACTATGAGGATACTTTCAGTCCTGTTGTCAAAATTGCAATTGTTCGTCTTGTCCTTGCAGTTTCTGTTTCTAGGGGATGGAGTCTGCGACAGTTAGATGTTAAGAACGCGTTTCTTCATGGAGTTCTGGAAGAGGAG GCACCTCGAGCTTGGTATTCACGGTTGAGTAGTAAGCTCATTACTCTTGGTTTTGTTGCTTCCAAGTCTGACATGTCTTTGTTTATCTATCATAAGCGCAACACTACAATCTACATGCTcatttatgttgatgatatcattgtTGCTAGCTCCTCGCAAGCTGCAACAGATGCTCTTCTGATGGATTTGCGTCAGGAGTTTGCACTCAAGTATCTTGGTGATCTTAATTTCTTCTTGGGCGTTGAGGTACAGAAGGTTTCTAATGGATTGGTCTTGAGTCAGTCCAAGTATGCTCAGGAGATTCTCACACGTGTTGGTATGTCCAATTGCACTGGAGTGTCTACACCTCTGTCCTCTTCAGAGAAGATTGTTGCTCAAGGGGAATTACTGGGTCCTGAAGATAGCACCAAATACAGAAGTGTTGTAGGTGCATTGCAGTACCTTACACTCACCAGGCCAGATTTGTCTTATGCAGTCAATAAAGTATGTCAGTATCTGCACGCCCCCACTACTATGCATTGGACTGCTGCTAAGCGTATTCTGCGGTATGTCAAACATACTATGACAGTTGGCCTTACCTTTGTCAAGTCTAATTCTACACTGGTTAGTGCCTTCTCAGATGCTGATTGGGCTGGTTGTGCTGATGATCGTCGCTCCACATGA
- the LOC127306950 gene encoding CBS domain-containing protein CBSX5 yields MASSILSHVVSDLCIGKPAVRVLPQSTPIAAALATLRAGADPFVFVDAASSDAKKTATAVSVVKVSVAEILCYVCGDSGNLVDPAAALSRPVSMITAAVGDHGVTRRVDPQTSLLDAIDVLLANKSHSLVVPLHARAGRKKHHHHHVSSSSATYCVLTQQDIVRHLFGSISHFSPVAALTVASLGLICRDVHALHVDDDALDAIPLLRTSIAHGTAVAVVADDNALVGEICPGVLGSCDVESISAAFAALSTGDVMTYIDCYFSPPEFLLRSVRARLTEKGLDAMRDLMDAAYTTDAAALSSSTSSSDEDSPLARSGRARRMSSGTGSFRWRSTEDVAACHTGNSLVAVMAQALAHRVGHVWVVEEVTGALVGVVSCADVLAVLRNHLRPECYSDEL; encoded by the exons ATGGCGTCGAGCATTCTGTCCCACGTCGTCTCCGACCTCTGCATCGGCAAGCCGGCGGTGCGTGTTCTGCCGCAGTCGACTCCCATCGCGGCCGCGCTCGCCACGCTCCGCGCCGGCGCCGACCCCTTCGTCTTTGTGGACGCCGCGTCCTCGGACGCGAAGAAGACGGCCACGGCCGTGTCCGTCGTCAAGGTCAGCGTCGCCGAGATTCTGTGCTATGTCTGCGGCGACAGCGGTAATCTCGTCGACCCCGCCGCCGCGCTCAGCCGGCCCGTTTCCATGATCACGGCCGCGGTTGGTGACCACGGCGTCACTCGCCGAGTAGACCCACAGACAAG CCTTCTCGACGCCATCGACGTGCTACTGGCCAACAAATCGCACAGCCTGGTCGTCCCGCTGCACGCGCGCGCCGGCCGCAAGAAGCACCACCATCACcacgtctcctcctcctccgccacctactGCGTGCTCACGCAGCAGGACATCGTCCGCCACCTCTTCGGCTCCATCTCCCACTTCTCCCCGGTCGCCGCGCTCACCGTCGCCTCCCTTGGTCTCATCTGCCGGGACGTGCACGCCCTCCACGTCGACGACGACGCGCTCGATGCCATCCCGCTCCTGCGCACATCCATCGCGCATGGCACCGCCGTGGCGGTCGTCGCGGACGACAACGCGCTGGTCGGGGAGATCTGCCCGGGCGTGCTCGGCTCATGCGACGTCGAGTCCATTTCCGCCGCCTTCGCCGCGCTCTCCACTGGCGACGTCATGACGTACATCGACTGCTACTTCTCGCCGCCCGAGTTCCTGCTTCGTTCCGTCAGAGCCCGGCTCACGGAAAAAGGGCTCGACGCCATGCGCGACCTCATGGACGCCGCTTACACGACGGACGCTGCCGCTCTGTCCTCGTCGACGTCGTCATCTGACGAGGACTCGCCGCTGGCGCGTTCCGGACGCGCGAGGAGGATGTCGTCGGGAACGGGAAGCTTCCGGTGGCGGTCGACGGAGGACGTGGCGGCGTGCCATACTGGGAACTCGCTGGTGGCCGTCATGGCCCAGGCGCTCGCGCACCGGGTCGGCCACGTCTGGGTCGTCGAAGAAGTCACCGGTGCGCTAGTCGGAGTGGTGAGCTGCGCCGATGTGCTTGCTGTGCTCCGGAACCATCTCCGTCCGGAGTGCTATTCAGATGAGTTGTGA